The genomic segment CAACCTCACCCAGTCGGAGATCGGCGAGGAGCTCGGCATCTCCCAGATGCACGTGTCCCGCCTGCTCTCGCGGACGCTGGCACGGCTCCGCGAGGGGCTGACCGTCCAGGAGTGACCCCGGCCCTCTCGTACGTGTGGCCGCCCGGTGTCTCCGGGCGGCCACACGCATGTCCGGGCGGTGCTCCCGGGCGCCGCCCGCACCACGCGGGGCCCGCACCGCCCTGGCGCCGCTCACACCACCCGGACGCCGCGCCGCCAGACCCCGGCGGCCAGCGGGACGCCCGGCCGGTAGGCGAGGTGGACGTGGCTGGGCGCGTCCAGCAGCAGGAGGTCGGCGCGGGCGCCCGGGGCGATCCGGCCGACGTCGGTACGGCGCAGGGCCGCGGCCCCGCCGGCGGTGGCGGCCCGGACCGCCTCGTCGGGGGTCATGCCCATGTCCCGTACCGCGAGGGCGACGCAGAACGCCATCGAGGAGGTGAAGGACGAGCCGGGGTTGCAGTCGGTGGAGAGGGCGACGGTGACGCCCGCGTCGAGGAGCCGCCGGGCGTCCGGCCAGGCGGCGCGGGTGGAGAACTCCGCCCCGGGCAGCAGGGTGGCGACGGTGTTCCCGGCGGCGAGGGCGTCCACGTCCGCGTCGTCGAGGTGGGTGCAGTGGTCGGCGGAGGCCGCGTCCAGCTCCACCGCGAGTCGCACGCCGGGGCCGGGGCCGAGCTGGTTGGCGTGCACCCGGGGCAGCAGGCCCTTCGCCTTCCCGGCGGTGAGGACCGCGCGGGCCTGGTCCGCGTCGAAGGCGCCGCGCTCGCAGAACACGTCGATCCACCGGGCGTACGGGGCGCAGGCGTCCAGCATCGGGCCGGTGACCAGCGCGACGTAGCCGGCCGGGTCGTCCTCGTACTCGGGCGGCACCACGTGGGCGCCGAGGAAGGTGAGCTCGTCGGTGAGCCCGGCGGCCAGGGCCAGCGCGCGGGCCTCGTCCGCGACGGTGAGGCCGTAACCGGACTTGGTCTCGAAGGTGGTGGTGCCCTGCCGGAGCGCCTCGTCGAGATGGCGGACGAGCCCGGCCGCGAGCTCCTCGTCGGTGGCGGCGCGGGTGGCGGCGACGGTGGTGCGGATGCCGCCCGCGGTGTACGGGCGCCCCGACATCCGGGCGTTGAACTCCTCGGTGCGGTCGCCGGCGAAGAGCAGGTGGGAGTGGGAGTCCACGAACCCCGGGAGCACGGCCCGGCCGCCCGCGTCGACGGCACGGTCGGCGGCGGGCGCCCGCGCCGACTCGCCGGTCCAGACGATCCGGTCGCCGTCGATGACGACGGCCGCGTCCCGGACCAGGCCCAGCGGGGTGCCGTCCCCCTGGGAGGGGTCGTTGGTGACCAGGCCGGAGATGTGGGTGAGGACGGTGCTCGTCATCGGGGCTGCTGCTCCAGTCGCTCGCGGGGGCGGAGTGCGGGGTGGCGCTTCGGGCCGTCGGCGGGTCCGGGGGGTGACCGCGCGCCGGTCGCTCGCGCTGGTCGCTGGTCGCGTGCAGGTCGCTCGCACGGGTCGCTGGTCGCGTGCAGGCCGCTCGCGCGGGTCGCTGGTCGCGCGCCGGTCGCTCGCGCGGGTCGCTGGTCGCGCGTCAGTCGCGGAGGGCTGCGACGGCGTCGGCGAGCGCGGCGGGTACGTCGTCGATCAGCGTGTGGCGGCCGTCGCGTACGAGGTGGCGCCCCGCGACCACGGTGTGCCGTACATCGGCGGCGGTCGCCGCGAAGACGGCGGCCTCGGCGGCCAGCCGGTCGACGGGTCCCGCGGTCCTGACGGAGTCCATGGCCACGGTCGCCAGGTCGGCCGGGGCTCCGGCGACGAGGCTGCCGCCCTCCGGCCTGCCGAGGGCCGCGTGGCCGGTCGCGGAGGCGGCGCGGAGCAGGGCGGCGGCGGTCCAGTGGCCCCGGATGTTCGTCCGCAGCCGCTCGTTCAGCTCCATCGCGCGCGCCTCCTCGAAGAGGTCGATCACGGCGTGGCTGTCGCTGCCGAGGGAGACCGGGGAGCCGGCCCGGTGCAGGGCGACGGCGGGGCCGATGCCGTCGGCGAGGTCCCGTTCGGTGGTGGGGCACATGCAGGTGCCGGTGCCGGAGGCGCCGATCAGCTCGATGTCCTGCCGGGTGAGGTGGGTGTGGTGGATGCCGGTGGTGCGGGGGCCGAGGACGCCGTGGTCGGCGAGGAGCCGGGCGGGGGTCCGGCCGTGGGCGGCGAGGCAGGCGTCGTTCTCGGCCGTCTGCTCGGAGAGGTGGACGTGGAGCGGGGCGGCGCGGTCGGCGGCCCACTGGGCGACGGTCGCCAGCTGGTCGGCCGGGACGGCCCGTACGGAGTGGATGGCGGCGCCGATCAGGGCGTGGCCGCCGCCCCGGAGCGCGGCGGCGCGTTCGGCCCAGGCGTCCGCGGTGGTGTCGGAGAAGCGGAGCTGGTGGCGGTCGGGTTCCTGGCCGAATCCGGCGGCGAGGTAGGCGGTGTCGAGCAGGGTGATGCGGATTCCGGCCTCGCCGGCGGCGGCGATCAGCGCCTCGCCCATGGCGTTCGGGTTGGCGTAGGGGGTGCCGTCGGGGGCGTGGTGGAGGTAGTGGAACTCGCCGACGGCGGTGATGCCCGCGAGGGCCATCTCGGCGTACGTGGCGCGGGCGAGCGCGAAGTAGCTGTCCGGGGTGAGCTTGGCGGAGATCCGGTACATCCGTTCCCGCCAGGTCCAGAAGGTCCCGGAGCCGACCTGCACGGTGGAGCGCAGCGCCCGGTGGAAGGCGTGCGAGTGGGTGTTCGCCAGCCCCGGCAGGGTGAGGCCGCGCAGTGCGGTCGCGCCGGGCGGCGGGGCCGCGACGCCGGTGCGGACGGCGGTGATCAGCCCGTCCGCGACGTCGAGGGCGACCCCGGGTTCGACGTGGGTGCCGAGCCAGGCGTGGGAGAGCCAGTACGTCGTCACCTGCATGCGAGACCCTCCAGTACGTCGGCGAGTGCGGCGACCCCGGCCACGCAGTCCTGCTCGGTGGCGCGCTCGGCGGGCGAGTGGGAGACGCCGGTCGGGTTCCGCACGAACAGCATGGCGGTCGGCACGGAGGCGGACAAAATACCCGCGTCGTGTCCCGCCCCCGTGGCGAGGACGGGTACGGGGCGGCCCGGGTCTCCGCCCGCCCCCTCGTCGCCGAGGATCCGGGCGAGTTCGTCGCGCAGGGCGTGCTGGAACTCCACGACGGGCGTGAAGGACTCCCGTACGACGTCGAGCGCGACGCCCGCCCGTTCGGCGTGCTCCCGGGCGGCGTGTTCGACGGCGGCGGTGAGGGTGTCGAGGGTGGCGGCGTCGGCTGCGCGCGAGTCGAGCCAGCCGCGGACGAGGGAGGGGACGGCGTTGACGCCGTTGGGCTCGACGGCGACCTTGCCGAAGGTGGCGAGCGCTCCGGCGAGTTCGGCCTCGCGGCGGGCGGCGAGGACCGTCTCGGCGTACGGCAGCATCGGGTCGCGGCGGTCGGCGAGGAGGGTGGTCCCTGCGTGGTTGGCCTCGCCCCGGAAGTCGTACCGCCAGCGGCCGTGCGGCCAGATGGCGGAGGCGATTCCGAGGGGGTCTCCGGTGCGGTCGAGGGACCGGCCCTGCTCGACGTGGAGCTCGACGAACGCGTTGATACGGGCGAGGCGTTCGGGGTCCGGGCCGATCGTTTCGGGGTCGTACCCGGCCGCCTCCATCGCGCGGGGCAGGGTGATGCCGTCGGCGTCGGTGAGGAGGTGGGCCTGCTCGCGGGTGAGCCGGCCCGCGGCCAGCCGGGAGCCGACGCAGGCGAGTCCGAAGCGGGCGCCCTCCTCGTCGCCGAAGTTGACGAGTCCCAGCGGCCTGGTGAACTCCGCTCCCCGGTGCCGGAGTTCGTCGAGCGCGGCGAAGGCGGAGACCACTCCGAGGGGGCCGTCGAAGGCGCCGCCGTCCGGTACGGAGTCCAGGTGGGAGCCGGTGACGACGGCGTCCCCCGCCCGGGGGTCGCCGAGCCAGGCCCACTGGTTGCCGTTGCGGTCGGTCTCGTGGACGAGCCCGCGCGCCTCGGCCTGGCCGCGGAACCACGCCCGGCAGTCGGCGTCCGCGCGGGTCCAGGCAAAGCGGCGGTAGCCGCCGGAGGCGGGGTGGCGGCCGAGAGGAGCGAGCTCGCGCCACATCTCCCGGAAGGCCGCCCCGCCGTCGCGGCCGGTCATCGGCGGTCGGCGCCGGTCGCGGCGCCCTCGCCCTCGCCCGTACCGTCGCCCTCCCGCATGGGGACGCGGACGCCCCGCTCCTCCGCGACCCGCTCGGCGCCCTCGTACCCCGCGTCGACATGGCGGATGACGCCCATGCCCGGGTCGTTGGTGAGCACCCGGCGGATCTTCTCCCCGGCCAGCGGGGTGCCGTCCGCGACGGTGACCTGCCCGGCGTGGAGGGAGCGGCCCATGCCGACTCCGCCGCCGTGGTGGACGGAGACCCAGGAGGCCCCGGAGGCGACGTTGACCATGGCGTTCAGCAGGGGCCAGTCGGCGATGGCGTCCGAGCCGTCGAGCATCGCCTCGGTCTCCCGGTACGGGGAGGCCACCGAGCCGCAGTCCAGGTGGTCGCGGCCGATGACGAGGGGGGCGGCGAGTTCACCGCTCGCGACCATGTCGTTGAAGCGCTCGCCGGCCTTGTCGCGTTCGCCGTAGCCGAGCCAGCAGATCCGGGCGGGCAGGCCCTGGAAGTGGACGCGTTCACCGGCGAGCTCGATCCAGCGGCGGAGCGACTCGTTCTCCGGGAAGAGGTCGAGCATCGCCCGGTCGGTGCGGTGGATGTCGGAGGCCTCGCCGGAGAGCGCCGCCCAGCGGAACGGCCCCTTGCCCTCGCAGAAGAGCGGCCTGATGTAGGCGGGGACGAAGCCGGGGAAGTCGAAGGCCCGCTCGTACCCGACGAGTTGCGCCTCGCCCCGGATGGAGTTGCCGTAGTCGAAGACCTCGGCCCCGGCGTCCATGAAGCCGACCATCGCCTCCACGTGCCGGGCCATCGACTCGCGGGCCCTGCGGGTGAAGTCGGCGGGCTTCTCGGCTGCGTACGCGGCCATCGCGTCGAACTCGACGCCGACCGGCAGGTACGCCAGCGGGTCGTGGGCGCTCGTCTGGTCGGTGACGATGTCGATCGGCGCCCCGGCGGCGAGCAGTTCGGGGAGGATCTCCGCGGCGTTGCCGAGGAGCCCGATCGAGAGCGGCCTGCGGGCGTCGCGGGCCTCGGTGGCGAGCGCGAGGGCGTGGGCGACGCCGTCGGCCCGTACGTCGAGGTAGCGGTGTTCGATCCGGCGCTCGATGGCGCGCGGGTCGCAGTCCACGCAGATCACGACGCCGTCGTTCATGGTGACGGCGAGCGGCTGGGCGCCGCCCATGCCGCCGAGCCCGGCGGTGAGGGTGATGGTCCCGGCGAGGGTGCCACCGAACCTCTTGGCGGCGACCGCGGCGAAGGTCTCGTAGGTGCCCTGGAGGATGCCCTGGGTGCCGATGTAGATCCAGGAACCCGCGGTCATCTGGCCGTACATGGTGAGGCCGAGCGCCTCCAGGCGCCGGAACTCCTCCCAGTTCGCCCAGTCGCCCACCAGGTTGGAGTTGGCGAGCAGCACGCGCGGGGCCCACTCGTGGGTCTGCATCACCCCGACCGGGCGGCCGGACTGGACGAGCATCGTCTCGTCCTGCTTGAGGGTGCGCAGGGTACGGACCATGGCGTCGTAACTCCGCCAGTCCCGGGCCGCCTTGCCGGTGCCGCCGTAGACGACCAGCTTGTCGGGGTGCTCGGCGACCTCGGGGTCCAGGTTGTTCTGGAGCATGCGCAGGGCGGCCTCCTGCTGCCAGCCCAGGGTGCTCAGTTCGGTGCCGCGTGCGGCCCTGACGGGGCGGGGTCCTGACATGGTGCGCCTCCTTGGTCAGCCATCCATTCACATCCTGATGCGATGAATAGTTCTAGTCAACGGCGCGACTCCGGACACGCGGGCGTACGGGGAGGCGGGACGAAGGCGAGGCGGGCCAGGCGGGACGGCGAGGACGGGACGGCGTGGGCGAGGCGGCCGAAACCGAGCGGTCGAGGACGGGACGGAAAGCTGACACCTGACACACGAACACCACCCCGAAGCCCCTCGCAGCTTTCACGCCATCCCGGCGTTTTTCGGACAGCAAAGACTTTCGCCCACACGCCCTCGGACATGAAACGGCGGATACCACAGAGAACCGGAACAGATCGATCAATCGGCGACCTGGCCTTCCGTCCGCATCCCTCCTTTTGTCAGACTTCTCCCTTACGCCTTCTCCTCAATTCCCTTACACCGCCCGCCGCATGTACCACTGGAAAATGCCAAACCACCCTCCAGGACCGGCCACCGTGCGTAGCCTCTGCATCACAGCTCCGAACGCCATTGCCTGGAGGGGAAGCCGCGGTGCCGGGAATCGACGAGTGCCTGCTCGAAGTCATGAGACTGCCCGGGGCCCGGGGCGCCGCGGTCGTCGACTGGACGAGCGGCCTCGCCCTCGGCACCATCGGTGACTCGCCCAACGGCGACCACGAGGCGACCGCGGCGGAGACCGCCGAGGTGGCCCGGATGGCGGCCGAGCAACCCGCCTTCACCCTCAGCCCGTACGCCGACGGCCGGACGGACGCGAACGCCCGCACCGGACTTCCGGTCGAGGACGTCATCATCACGACGCACACCGGCTACCACGTGATCCGCTTCGTGGAGACGGTCTTCGACAGCAGCGTGTTCCTCCATCTCTGGCTCGACCGGACCGAGGGCAACCTGGCCCTCGCCCGGATACGCCTGGGCGAGCTGGCCGAACGGCTGGTCCTGGCGTGAACATCAGGACGACGCCCCCCGAGGTGGACCAGGCAGCCGTCCTCTCCCCGATGCTCCAGCGGCTCGCCGCCGAACGCGCCACCGGTGCCCTGATGCGCGACCGCGGCACGCTCTACCTCGCCGACGGGAAGGTGGTGCACGCGGAGAGCCCCTCCACCCCCGGCATCGACGTGCTGCTCACGACGGGCGGGGCGCTGCGTCACGAACGCTGGTGGGACGCGGTCGCCCAGGCGGGGGCCGGCCGGCGGGTCGGCCGCTATCTGGTCGACAGCGGCCATGTCCCGGGCGGGGCACTGGAGTTGTGCCACCTGGGCGCGCTCTACGACGCCGCCTTCTTCGTCCTCGCCCCCACCCGTACGCCGACCAGGTTCCGGTACGGCGTGTCCCACTGGATCGGCCCGGTCCGGCCCGTCGCGGTGGGCGCCGTCGAGCGCGAGACGCTCCGGCGCCGTGAGCTGCTGGACCGGATCTGGCCGGACGCGCTGACCGACAGTTCCCCGCTCGTACGCGCGGCGCACCCGCTGGACGCCCCGGTGCCGTCGCGCCAGCGCCATGTCCTGGAGCTGGTCGACGGCGTTCGCACGGCCTCCGACATCGCCCAGGTCTTGGGGCGTTCGGCCTTCCACACCTTGGTCGACCTGCGGAGACTCGCCGCCGCCGGGCTCGTCGAGCCCGTCCGCAAAGCAGCGCTGCCGGGGGCGGCCTCGCCCGGCCGGGTCGTGCTCCCCGATGTCACGTCCGATCCGGACGTCGCCCTGCTGCGCCGGCTCCGAGATGCATTGGAGGGCTTGTGATACGCGCGCTCAGACAGCGTGCCGGGAGGAGACAGCTGATGGTGCCCGAGGCTGAACTGCAGGACGTCCTCGACGAACTCCAGCGGTTGCGGGCCCGGGTGCCCCTCATCGGCGGTGCGCTGGCCGCCAGCACCGACGGCCTGGTGCTGGCCCACGACACCCCCGGTGTGGAGGCCGAAGGGGTCGCCGCCCTGACCGCCGCCGCGCTCGGCGTCGCGATCAGGATGACGGAGGCGACCGGTCGCGCCGGATTCCGGGAGCTCCTGGTCCGCGGGGAGTCCGGCTACATCGCGACGTACGCCGCGGGCTCGTCCGCCGTACTGACCCTGCTCGCCGAGGACCGCATCAACGTCGGCCGCCTCCACCTGGAGGGCCGGAGGGCGAGCGCCCGGGTCGGAGAACTCGTCGACGCCGCCCTCGACCGCGTCGAGCGGACCCCGCCCCCGCCTCCGGCCCGCCCGGCGCAGCCCCGTGCACTGCCCCAACGCCCCGTGTAGGGCGGCGGTACCGGGCCGGGGCGCCCCCACATTCCACTAGGGCGTGTCTGACAATTCGCGTCGGATCAGCGGGCGGTGTCCGGTGCGGTGCGTCGCAAGGCGGAGGACCGCCCGCGTACGGGATGTACTCGGGCGGTCCGACAACGCCGCGAGGTGCCGTGCCGGGCGCCGACCGCCCGACGGGAATGGTCAGACACGGCCTAGCCAGGACCGAACCATCACGCAGAAGAAGAACCGGTCACCCCGACCGGTCAGGGAAAGGAAACGAGCACTCATGGCCAACACCGAAACCGCACTCAAGGAAGCGATGTCGTCCATCGAGGGATCCCTCGGTGTCGCTCTCGTCGACTACACCAGCGGCATGGCTCTGGGCACCCTCGGCGGCGGCAAGGACTTCAACCTCGAAGTCGCGGCCGCCGGAAACACCGACGTCGTCCGCGCCAAGCTCCGCACCATGGACCACCTCGGCCTCAAGGAAGAGATCGAGGACATCCTGATCACGCTGGGCAGCCAGTACCACCTGATCCGGCTGCTCAAGACCCGCGGCAGCAACGGACTCTTCCTCTACCTGGTCCTGGACTCCAACCGCGCCAACCTCGCGATGGCCCGCCACCAGTTGAAGCGGATCGAGGCCGAACTGGAGGTCTGAGGACCGCCACGACCGGCCCGGACGCGCG from the Streptomyces sp. NBC_01335 genome contains:
- a CDS encoding formimidoylglutamate deiminase, with amino-acid sequence MQVTTYWLSHAWLGTHVEPGVALDVADGLITAVRTGVAAPPPGATALRGLTLPGLANTHSHAFHRALRSTVQVGSGTFWTWRERMYRISAKLTPDSYFALARATYAEMALAGITAVGEFHYLHHAPDGTPYANPNAMGEALIAAAGEAGIRITLLDTAYLAAGFGQEPDRHQLRFSDTTADAWAERAAALRGGGHALIGAAIHSVRAVPADQLATVAQWAADRAAPLHVHLSEQTAENDACLAAHGRTPARLLADHGVLGPRTTGIHHTHLTRQDIELIGASGTGTCMCPTTERDLADGIGPAVALHRAGSPVSLGSDSHAVIDLFEEARAMELNERLRTNIRGHWTAAALLRAASATGHAALGRPEGGSLVAGAPADLATVAMDSVRTAGPVDRLAAEAAVFAATAADVRHTVVAGRHLVRDGRHTLIDDVPAALADAVAALRD
- the hutI gene encoding imidazolonepropionase encodes the protein MTSTVLTHISGLVTNDPSQGDGTPLGLVRDAAVVIDGDRIVWTGESARAPAADRAVDAGGRAVLPGFVDSHSHLLFAGDRTEEFNARMSGRPYTAGGIRTTVAATRAATDEELAAGLVRHLDEALRQGTTTFETKSGYGLTVADEARALALAAGLTDELTFLGAHVVPPEYEDDPAGYVALVTGPMLDACAPYARWIDVFCERGAFDADQARAVLTAGKAKGLLPRVHANQLGPGPGVRLAVELDAASADHCTHLDDADVDALAAGNTVATLLPGAEFSTRAAWPDARRLLDAGVTVALSTDCNPGSSFTSSMAFCVALAVRDMGMTPDEAVRAATAGGAAALRRTDVGRIAPGARADLLLLDAPSHVHLAYRPGVPLAAGVWRRGVRVV
- a CDS encoding transcriptional regulator — encoded protein: MLQRLAAERATGALMRDRGTLYLADGKVVHAESPSTPGIDVLLTTGGALRHERWWDAVAQAGAGRRVGRYLVDSGHVPGGALELCHLGALYDAAFFVLAPTRTPTRFRYGVSHWIGPVRPVAVGAVERETLRRRELLDRIWPDALTDSSPLVRAAHPLDAPVPSRQRHVLELVDGVRTASDIAQVLGRSAFHTLVDLRRLAAAGLVEPVRKAALPGAASPGRVVLPDVTSDPDVALLRRLRDALEGL
- a CDS encoding allantoate amidohydrolase; its protein translation is MTGRDGGAAFREMWRELAPLGRHPASGGYRRFAWTRADADCRAWFRGQAEARGLVHETDRNGNQWAWLGDPRAGDAVVTGSHLDSVPDGGAFDGPLGVVSAFAALDELRHRGAEFTRPLGLVNFGDEEGARFGLACVGSRLAAGRLTREQAHLLTDADGITLPRAMEAAGYDPETIGPDPERLARINAFVELHVEQGRSLDRTGDPLGIASAIWPHGRWRYDFRGEANHAGTTLLADRRDPMLPYAETVLAARREAELAGALATFGKVAVEPNGVNAVPSLVRGWLDSRAADAATLDTLTAAVEHAAREHAERAGVALDVVRESFTPVVEFQHALRDELARILGDEGAGGDPGRPVPVLATGAGHDAGILSASVPTAMLFVRNPTGVSHSPAERATEQDCVAGVAALADVLEGLACR
- a CDS encoding roadblock/LC7 domain-containing protein, with amino-acid sequence MVPEAELQDVLDELQRLRARVPLIGGALAASTDGLVLAHDTPGVEAEGVAALTAAALGVAIRMTEATGRAGFRELLVRGESGYIATYAAGSSAVLTLLAEDRINVGRLHLEGRRASARVGELVDAALDRVERTPPPPPARPAQPRALPQRPV
- the hutU gene encoding urocanate hydratase produces the protein MSGPRPVRAARGTELSTLGWQQEAALRMLQNNLDPEVAEHPDKLVVYGGTGKAARDWRSYDAMVRTLRTLKQDETMLVQSGRPVGVMQTHEWAPRVLLANSNLVGDWANWEEFRRLEALGLTMYGQMTAGSWIYIGTQGILQGTYETFAAVAAKRFGGTLAGTITLTAGLGGMGGAQPLAVTMNDGVVICVDCDPRAIERRIEHRYLDVRADGVAHALALATEARDARRPLSIGLLGNAAEILPELLAAGAPIDIVTDQTSAHDPLAYLPVGVEFDAMAAYAAEKPADFTRRARESMARHVEAMVGFMDAGAEVFDYGNSIRGEAQLVGYERAFDFPGFVPAYIRPLFCEGKGPFRWAALSGEASDIHRTDRAMLDLFPENESLRRWIELAGERVHFQGLPARICWLGYGERDKAGERFNDMVASGELAAPLVIGRDHLDCGSVASPYRETEAMLDGSDAIADWPLLNAMVNVASGASWVSVHHGGGVGMGRSLHAGQVTVADGTPLAGEKIRRVLTNDPGMGVIRHVDAGYEGAERVAEERGVRVPMREGDGTGEGEGAATGADRR